A single window of Sulfitobacter sp. JL08 DNA harbors:
- the xth gene encoding exodeoxyribonuclease III, with amino-acid sequence MKIASFNINGIKARIAALPDWLDEAKPDVVVLQEIKSVDEAFKRDLFEDRGYNVETHGQKSFNGVAILSKLPLEDVSRGLPGDDEDEQARWIEATVVGKHAVRVCGLYLPNGNPAPGPKFDYKLAWMARLQHRAAQLLSDEMPALMAGDYNVIPQAEDAARPDAWREDALFRPESRAAFQRILNLGFTDAFRARTQGPGHYSFWDYQAGAWNKNDGIRIDHFLLTPQCADLLLDCQIDKDVRGREKPSDHVPIWVELDA; translated from the coding sequence ATGAAAATTGCCAGCTTCAACATCAACGGTATCAAAGCGCGCATTGCCGCCCTGCCCGACTGGCTGGACGAAGCCAAACCCGATGTTGTCGTCTTGCAGGAAATCAAAAGCGTCGACGAAGCGTTCAAGCGCGACCTGTTTGAAGACCGTGGTTACAACGTCGAAACGCACGGCCAAAAATCGTTCAACGGCGTGGCCATCCTGTCAAAACTGCCGCTGGAAGACGTTTCGCGCGGGCTGCCGGGGGACGACGAAGATGAACAGGCCCGCTGGATCGAAGCCACGGTCGTGGGCAAACACGCGGTGCGTGTCTGTGGGTTGTACCTGCCCAACGGCAATCCGGCACCGGGCCCCAAATTCGATTACAAACTGGCATGGATGGCGCGGCTGCAACATCGCGCGGCGCAATTGCTGTCTGATGAAATGCCTGCCCTGATGGCCGGTGATTACAACGTGATCCCGCAGGCCGAAGACGCCGCGCGCCCGGATGCGTGGCGCGAGGATGCGCTGTTTCGCCCCGAAAGCCGCGCGGCATTTCAAAGAATTCTGAATCTGGGCTTTACCGATGCGTTCCGCGCCCGCACCCAAGGCCCCGGGCATTACAGCTTTTGGGACTATCAGGCCGGAGCATGGAACAAGAATGACGGCATCCGGATCGATCATTTCCTGCTGACCCCCCAGTGCGCCGATCTGTTGCTGGACTGCCAGATCGACAAGGATGTGCGCGGCCGGGAAAAGCCGTCAGATCACGTGCCAATATGGGTCGAACTTGACGCCTGA
- a CDS encoding deoxyguanosinetriphosphate triphosphohydrolase, which yields MMSAAFASDPARSRGRRVPEEESTFRSCFQRDRDRIIHASAFRRLKHKTQVFVEHEGDYYRTRLTHSIEVAQVARTIAGALGLNAELTEAVALAHDLGHTPFGHTGEDALHEMMRPYGGFDHNAQAIKIVTSLERHYASFDGLNLTWETLEGIAKHNGPVTGALPHALAGYNAVHDLELDTHASAEAQVAALSDDIAYNNHDLHDGLRAGLFSEAEIAELPIIGAAYAQVDRLYPDTDAYRRRHEALRRVFGVMVSDVIETSGRALAQSGAQDVRDIRHLGRPVIRFSPGLWADLQQIRTFLFARMYRAPSVMIKRAEVTKVVEDLFPMFLADPGLLPKRWHKDVAAAADDRVALARIVSDYIAGMTDRFALQEHARLCADTP from the coding sequence ATGATGAGTGCAGCTTTTGCCTCAGATCCGGCACGCAGCAGGGGACGGCGCGTACCGGAAGAGGAAAGTACCTTTCGTTCCTGCTTTCAGCGGGACCGGGACCGGATCATTCATGCATCGGCGTTCCGCCGTTTGAAACACAAGACCCAAGTGTTTGTTGAGCATGAGGGCGATTACTACCGCACACGTCTGACCCATTCGATCGAAGTGGCGCAGGTGGCGCGCACCATTGCCGGCGCGCTGGGCCTGAACGCAGAGCTGACCGAAGCGGTCGCACTGGCGCATGATCTGGGGCACACCCCGTTCGGACATACCGGCGAAGATGCGCTGCACGAAATGATGCGACCCTATGGCGGATTTGATCACAATGCGCAGGCGATCAAGATCGTCACGTCGCTGGAACGGCACTATGCGTCCTTTGACGGGCTGAACCTGACATGGGAAACGCTGGAAGGGATTGCCAAACATAACGGTCCGGTCACAGGCGCGCTGCCACATGCGCTGGCCGGCTATAACGCGGTGCATGATCTGGAGCTGGATACCCACGCCAGCGCCGAGGCGCAGGTGGCGGCGCTGTCGGATGATATCGCCTATAACAATCATGATCTGCACGACGGGCTGCGTGCCGGCTTGTTTTCCGAGGCCGAGATTGCGGAGCTGCCGATTATCGGTGCCGCCTATGCGCAGGTCGACCGGCTTTACCCCGACACAGACGCCTATCGCCGCCGGCATGAGGCATTGCGCCGGGTCTTTGGTGTGATGGTGTCGGATGTGATCGAAACATCCGGCAGGGCGCTGGCGCAATCGGGCGCGCAGGATGTGCGTGACATCCGGCATCTGGGGCGCCCGGTGATCCGGTTTTCGCCCGGTTTGTGGGCTGATTTGCAGCAGATCCGCACATTTCTGTTTGCCCGCATGTATCGGGCGCCGTCTGTCATGATCAAACGCGCCGAAGTCACCAAGGTGGTCGAAGACCTGTTCCCGATGTTTCTGGCGGATCCGGGGCTGTTGCCGAAACGCTGGCACAAGGACGTTGCGGCGGCTGCCGATGACAGGGTGGCGCTTGCCCGCATTGTGTCGGACTATATTGCCGGCATGACGGATCGTTTTGCACTTCAGGAACATGCGCGCCTGTGTGCAGACACGCCCTAA
- a CDS encoding DUF6902 family protein has protein sequence MSNVIQLNAPSARQGQKDCIAATLRCFAQHRRFGDDVYWLKENAELLNILECTGIRPDTSALEAHGGFYEQVEKRMGFFPQYYRFLLSICLDLEDLGVAGTKGEALAHWVARQGMAEAELSDLQRLEARRLMMRRGVDPLPNDTGLETRMRHFIARHATFAMPNKKAAYELTHAVFYLSEYGRRDPLLDTDAITSLEFAGLLAYLDQNADLLAEICVALRYAGQTPSQIWEGWLERETHLFSVETGPHVSAQDDYHDYFVCNWLMAVSGRKRFAKPAEPARMAFFRAPPCAGPLREMSECMFRLDDQRSADWTRMREVVQAALSDTGTDILCEAEQSTDKFDAFFEGFARTGLQGVSG, from the coding sequence ATGTCGAACGTAATCCAACTGAACGCCCCCTCTGCGCGCCAAGGCCAGAAGGACTGTATAGCCGCCACATTGCGCTGCTTTGCACAGCACCGCCGGTTTGGGGATGATGTGTACTGGCTTAAGGAAAACGCCGAACTTCTGAACATTCTGGAATGTACCGGCATCCGCCCGGACACGTCGGCACTTGAGGCGCATGGCGGATTTTACGAGCAGGTGGAAAAACGGATGGGGTTTTTCCCGCAATATTACCGCTTTTTGTTGTCAATCTGTCTGGATCTCGAAGATCTGGGCGTGGCCGGCACCAAGGGCGAGGCGCTGGCGCATTGGGTGGCACGCCAAGGCATGGCAGAAGCCGAATTGTCTGATCTGCAACGCCTTGAAGCACGCCGCCTAATGATGCGCCGGGGTGTTGATCCTTTGCCGAATGACACAGGCCTGGAAACGCGGATGCGCCACTTTATCGCCCGCCATGCAACATTTGCCATGCCCAACAAAAAAGCCGCGTACGAGCTGACACACGCGGTATTCTACCTCAGCGAATATGGCCGGCGCGATCCTCTATTGGACACAGATGCGATAACCAGTCTCGAGTTTGCGGGATTGCTGGCCTATCTGGATCAGAATGCCGATTTGCTGGCTGAAATCTGTGTGGCGCTGCGCTATGCGGGGCAGACACCCTCGCAAATATGGGAAGGCTGGTTGGAACGGGAAACCCATCTCTTTTCGGTCGAGACCGGGCCACATGTCAGCGCGCAGGACGACTATCACGACTATTTTGTCTGCAACTGGTTGATGGCGGTCTCCGGACGCAAGAGGTTCGCAAAACCGGCCGAGCCTGCGCGTATGGCTTTTTTCCGCGCGCCCCCCTGCGCCGGGCCGTTGCGCGAAATGTCGGAATGCATGTTCCGTCTCGATGACCAGCGCAGCGCCGATTGGACAAGGATGCGCGAGGTCGTGCAGGCCGCCCTGAGCGACACCGGAACTGACATCCTGTGCGAAGCAGAGCAATCGACAGACAAGTTCGATGCGTTTTTTGAAGGCTTCGCCAGAACCGGACTGCAGGGAGTATCGGGATGA
- a CDS encoding DUF6749 family protein: protein MQAQLKTYDTFAAATIESDAALFDGAGTEMFTSGAAPSAFATALMGDSVEMFTSGAAPMGGATALTGDGTQMFTSGAAPAASSGIATGEGTYLFTSGAAPSVLSDIVTGEGTQMFTSGAAPILLATVVGGDETGMFTSGAAPTATSDASTGEATQLFTSGAAPCATSAAITGERTEMFTSGA, encoded by the coding sequence ATGCAAGCTCAACTGAAAACCTATGACACCTTTGCTGCCGCCACCATCGAAAGCGACGCTGCGCTTTTTGACGGGGCGGGAACCGAAATGTTCACGTCCGGTGCAGCCCCCTCTGCGTTCGCAACCGCCCTGATGGGCGACAGCGTGGAAATGTTCACATCCGGTGCGGCCCCGATGGGTGGTGCGACCGCACTGACCGGCGATGGCACACAGATGTTCACATCCGGCGCCGCACCTGCTGCATCCTCCGGCATTGCCACCGGCGAAGGCACCTATCTGTTCACGTCCGGTGCCGCGCCGTCTGTCTTGTCGGACATTGTCACCGGCGAAGGCACTCAGATGTTCACCTCGGGGGCTGCGCCAATCCTTTTGGCCACCGTTGTTGGCGGTGACGAGACAGGAATGTTCACATCCGGTGCCGCGCCAACAGCCACGTCCGATGCATCCACAGGCGAGGCGACACAGCTCTTCACCTCGGGGGCCGCACCGTGCGCCACAAGCGCTGCAATCACCGGCGAACGGACGGAGATGTTCACATCGGGTGCCTGA
- a CDS encoding HesB/IscA family protein, which produces MQLPPKVTERAFARLAEIGAADQGQALRVAVEGGGCSGFQYEIALDQPAEDDLVLEGAGQKVVIDTVSLPFLENAVIDFSEELIGARFVINNPNATSSCGCGTSFSM; this is translated from the coding sequence ATGCAATTGCCTCCGAAAGTAACAGAACGCGCTTTTGCCCGGCTCGCCGAAATCGGCGCCGCGGATCAGGGTCAAGCGCTGCGCGTCGCGGTTGAAGGCGGCGGATGCTCTGGTTTTCAGTACGAAATCGCACTGGATCAGCCCGCCGAGGATGATCTGGTACTGGAAGGTGCCGGGCAAAAGGTGGTGATTGATACGGTATCCCTACCGTTTCTGGAAAATGCCGTTATCGACTTCAGCGAAGAATTGATCGGTGCCCGGTTCGTGATCAACAATCCCAACGCAACCAGTTCCTGCGGCTGCGGCACATCGTTTTCGATGTAA
- a CDS encoding DMT family transporter: protein MSARAQSWRPLLGATGLGTELVLIYTGLISGADAITKFIAGGYAAPQLFCLSGLVVVVLSVALNQLQGSQAGLRTRCPRAMAVRAGATVIACTAFFYAFRALPFAEVFLFIGLMPILSGILSGLILGEHVRPIVWGALGMGFVGMLFLFPAGLSGVSIGHGFALLASVAGTVSMIMARFIGQYEHNALAQVFYPNLAVFAIMAVALPFVWVPMPPADLIWVFAYATLLFVARWVLVVALRLLAAYAVTPLLNLQFVWMVLLGAVFFGEVPAAGTYLGAGLVVLTSLFLVWEQLAPGAERMRTARA, encoded by the coding sequence ATGAGTGCGCGCGCGCAGTCATGGCGGCCGCTTCTGGGGGCAACGGGATTGGGCACCGAGCTGGTGCTGATCTATACCGGATTGATTTCGGGGGCCGATGCGATCACGAAATTCATCGCGGGTGGCTATGCCGCGCCGCAGTTGTTTTGCCTTTCCGGTCTGGTCGTGGTGGTGCTGTCGGTTGCCCTGAACCAATTGCAAGGATCGCAGGCCGGGTTGCGCACGCGATGCCCGCGCGCAATGGCGGTGCGGGCGGGTGCAACGGTCATTGCCTGCACTGCGTTCTTTTATGCATTTCGCGCGCTGCCCTTTGCCGAAGTATTCCTGTTTATCGGGCTGATGCCGATCCTGTCAGGCATTCTGTCGGGCCTGATCTTGGGCGAACATGTGCGACCAATCGTATGGGGCGCGCTGGGCATGGGCTTTGTCGGGATGCTGTTCCTGTTTCCTGCCGGCCTGTCGGGGGTGTCGATCGGGCACGGTTTTGCGCTGCTGGCCAGTGTGGCGGGAACTGTGTCGATGATCATGGCCCGCTTTATCGGGCAGTATGAACACAATGCGCTGGCGCAGGTGTTTTATCCCAATCTTGCTGTATTCGCGATCATGGCAGTGGCCTTGCCGTTTGTCTGGGTGCCGATGCCACCCGCAGACCTGATTTGGGTTTTTGCCTATGCCACACTGCTGTTTGTGGCGCGCTGGGTTCTTGTTGTCGCGTTGCGTCTGCTGGCCGCCTATGCGGTGACACCTTTGCTGAACCTGCAATTCGTCTGGATGGTGCTGCTTGGTGCCGTTTTCTTTGGCGAAGTGCCTGCTGCGGGCACCTATCTGGGGGCCGGACTTGTCGTGCTAACCAGCCTGTTTCTGGTGTGGGAACAGCTTGCACCGGGGGCAGAGCGGATGCGCACTGCCCGCGCATAG